In Streptomyces sclerotialus, one genomic interval encodes:
- a CDS encoding ThuA domain-containing protein, giving the protein MHPHQSTARRQAVRRLGVTAAAAAALLATTALPGAAAPQPGGTAADGARVLVFSKTAGFRHDSIPEGIATVKDLGAQHGFAVDATENAGAFTPGNLARYDAVVWLSTTGDVLNATQQAAFEKYIAAGGGYVGVHAAADTEYDWPFYGGLAGAYFQSHPAIQPATVRVEDRAHPATAHLAAAWDRTDEWYNYRTNPRERAHVLATLDETTYTGGTMGDDHPLAWCQEYRGGRAFYTGAGHTKESYADPAFRTHLLGGIRYAAGLAQADCRPEQGYTPLFDGTRTSLEGWKQAGPGSFTLNEDDGTLTSDGGMGMLWYAAKEQQAYSVKLDWKMASESGDDNSGVYVGFPASDDPWSAVNKGYEIQIDATDTPDHTTGSVYGFKAADIKARDAALNPPGEWNTYEIRVQGERLKVFLNGRKINDFTNRDPARSLRQGYLGIQNHGPEDKVAFRHIRIKPLG; this is encoded by the coding sequence ATGCACCCGCACCAGTCCACCGCGAGACGGCAGGCCGTACGGCGGCTCGGCGTCACCGCTGCCGCCGCCGCGGCCCTGCTCGCCACGACGGCGCTGCCCGGCGCCGCCGCACCGCAACCGGGCGGGACGGCGGCCGACGGCGCCCGCGTCCTGGTCTTCTCCAAGACCGCCGGCTTCCGCCACGACTCGATCCCCGAGGGCATCGCCACGGTCAAGGACCTCGGCGCGCAGCACGGCTTCGCCGTCGACGCGACGGAGAACGCCGGCGCCTTCACGCCCGGCAACCTCGCCCGGTACGACGCGGTCGTGTGGCTGTCGACCACCGGAGACGTCCTCAACGCCACCCAACAGGCCGCGTTCGAGAAGTACATCGCAGCGGGCGGCGGCTACGTAGGCGTGCACGCGGCGGCCGACACCGAGTACGACTGGCCCTTCTACGGCGGCCTGGCCGGCGCCTACTTCCAGTCGCACCCGGCGATCCAGCCCGCCACCGTACGCGTCGAGGACCGCGCCCACCCCGCCACCGCACACCTCGCGGCGGCCTGGGACCGCACCGACGAGTGGTACAACTACCGCACCAACCCGCGCGAGCGGGCCCACGTCCTCGCCACCCTCGACGAGACGACGTACACCGGCGGCACGATGGGCGACGACCACCCGCTCGCCTGGTGCCAGGAGTACCGCGGCGGCCGCGCCTTCTACACCGGCGCCGGCCACACCAAGGAGTCCTACGCCGACCCAGCTTTCCGCACCCACCTCCTCGGCGGCATCCGCTACGCCGCGGGCCTCGCCCAGGCCGACTGCCGCCCGGAGCAGGGCTACACGCCGCTCTTCGACGGTACGCGGACGAGCCTGGAGGGCTGGAAGCAGGCGGGCCCCGGCTCCTTCACCCTGAACGAGGACGACGGGACGCTCACCTCCGACGGTGGCATGGGCATGCTCTGGTACGCCGCCAAGGAGCAGCAGGCGTACTCGGTGAAGCTGGACTGGAAGATGGCGAGCGAGTCCGGGGACGACAACTCCGGCGTCTACGTCGGCTTCCCGGCCTCCGACGACCCCTGGTCCGCGGTGAACAAGGGCTACGAGATCCAGATCGACGCCACCGACACCCCCGACCACACCACCGGCTCCGTCTACGGCTTCAAGGCCGCGGACATCAAGGCCAGGGACGCGGCCCTGAACCCGCCGGGGGAGTGGAACACCTACGAGATCCGCGTCCAGGGCGAACGCCTGAAGGTGTTCCTCAACGGTCGCAAGATCAACGACTTCACCAACCGCGACCCGGCACGCTCCCTCCGCCAGGGCTACCTCGGCATCCAGAACCACGGCCCCGAGGACAAGGTCGCGTTCCGGCACATCCGGATCAAGCCGCTGGGGTGA
- a CDS encoding inositol-3-phosphate synthase has product MGTDTGAAGTSAAGTNAGDGTGSGGGRTGVWLIGARGSVATTVVAGCAALAAGLHEPTGMITETAAFAGVPLPPLASLVFGGHDITSCPLPKRAEQLAAGGVLPHGLPRSVQAELAAADAEIRPGGPMPGDTRDDDALVAAFATDLRTFRRTHALDRVIVINVASTEALPAPVSGQADVGQSDDGQPGSGESGTGQWGSGESGTGRPDPAPSRGQRPPTDHLPTSSLYALAALRAGCPYVNFTPSTGLHHPLLRDMARCSGLPYAGRDGKTGQTLLRSVLAPMMAQRALTVRAWSGTNLLGGGDGAALADPAAAAAKEAGKAAVLRDTLGELPPGDLHIDNVPALGDWKTAWDHIAVDGFLGSRVILQTIWQGCDSALAAPLVLDLARLVAAAHAAGLSGPLPGLGFYFKDPDGGPAALADQYTALTTTFAARLREAQA; this is encoded by the coding sequence ATGGGTACGGATACGGGTGCGGCTGGTACGAGTGCGGCTGGTACGAATGCGGGAGATGGGACCGGCTCGGGTGGTGGCCGCACCGGGGTGTGGCTGATCGGCGCGCGGGGCTCGGTCGCCACGACCGTCGTCGCCGGCTGCGCGGCACTCGCCGCGGGCCTGCACGAGCCGACGGGCATGATCACCGAGACGGCGGCCTTCGCCGGCGTCCCGCTGCCACCGCTCGCCTCCCTGGTGTTCGGCGGCCACGACATCACCTCCTGCCCGCTGCCGAAACGCGCCGAACAGCTGGCCGCCGGTGGTGTCCTGCCGCACGGCCTGCCCCGCTCCGTACAGGCCGAACTCGCCGCCGCCGACGCCGAGATCCGCCCCGGCGGCCCGATGCCGGGCGACACCCGCGACGACGACGCCCTGGTGGCCGCCTTCGCGACGGACCTGCGCACGTTCCGCCGCACCCACGCCCTGGACCGCGTGATCGTCATCAACGTCGCCTCCACGGAAGCCCTACCGGCACCGGTCTCCGGCCAGGCAGATGTGGGGCAGTCGGACGACGGTCAGCCGGGCTCCGGCGAGTCGGGCACCGGGCAGTGGGGCTCCGGTGAGTCGGGCACCGGCCGGCCGGACCCGGCGCCGTCGCGCGGGCAGCGGCCGCCCACTGACCACCTCCCCACCAGCTCCCTCTACGCGCTCGCCGCACTCCGTGCCGGCTGCCCGTACGTCAACTTCACCCCCTCCACCGGCCTGCACCACCCCCTCCTCCGGGACATGGCCCGCTGCAGCGGCCTCCCGTACGCGGGCCGCGACGGCAAGACCGGCCAGACCCTGCTGCGTTCCGTCCTCGCCCCGATGATGGCGCAGCGCGCGCTGACCGTACGGGCCTGGTCCGGCACGAACCTGCTCGGCGGCGGAGACGGCGCGGCACTCGCCGACCCGGCCGCGGCCGCCGCGAAGGAGGCGGGCAAGGCCGCCGTACTCCGCGACACCCTCGGCGAACTGCCGCCCGGCGACCTCCACATCGACAACGTCCCGGCACTGGGCGACTGGAAGACGGCCTGGGACCACATCGCCGTCGACGGCTTCCTCGGCAGCCGGGTGATCCTCCAGACCATCTGGCAGGGCTGCGACTCGGCCCTCGCCGCCCCGCTCGTCCTCGACCTGGCCCGCCTGGTGGCTGCCGCCCACGCGGCCGGCCTCAGCGGCCCGCTCCCCGGGCTCGGCTTCTACTTCAAGGACCCGGACGGTGGCCCGGCCGCCCTGGCCGACCAGTACACCGCCCTCACCACCACCTTCGCCGCCCGCCTGCGGGAGGCCCAAGCATGA
- a CDS encoding SCO3242 family prenyltransferase, translated as MLRVSAPASVPGDLLAGAAAAGLRPNSRTALATLSSLFLYEAGMALNDWADRDIDALERPQRPIPSGRIAPGAALAAAGGLTAAGLACAAAAGRPALATATALAATVWAYDLYLKNTPAGPTAMACARTLDLLQGAIATTDPGSPARPAALHALPAAALLGAHTLTITTVSRREAQGSSSSLPLLSLAAVTALAHTTAARPPFHLRTPGSPPATKPPATAPAPTRPTPTRFTSTRPTSTALVTRFLAAGYAATAARPLLVATLNPSPHFLQRAVGGGIRAMIPLQAALAARAGAPATGAAVLALIPVARRLSRKVSPT; from the coding sequence CTGCTCCGCGTCTCGGCGCCGGCCAGCGTCCCCGGCGACCTCCTCGCCGGTGCCGCGGCAGCCGGTCTGCGCCCCAACTCCCGTACCGCCCTTGCCACCCTCTCCTCCCTCTTCCTGTACGAAGCCGGCATGGCCCTGAACGACTGGGCCGACCGCGACATCGACGCCCTGGAACGCCCGCAGCGCCCCATCCCCTCAGGCCGCATCGCCCCCGGCGCGGCACTCGCCGCAGCCGGCGGCCTGACGGCTGCCGGTCTGGCGTGCGCGGCGGCTGCCGGCCGCCCGGCCCTGGCCACCGCCACCGCCCTGGCCGCCACCGTCTGGGCCTACGACCTGTACCTCAAGAACACCCCCGCCGGTCCCACAGCCATGGCCTGCGCCCGCACCCTCGACCTCCTCCAAGGCGCCATCGCCACCACCGACCCCGGCTCTCCCGCACGGCCTGCCGCTCTTCACGCCCTCCCCGCAGCCGCTCTGCTCGGCGCCCACACACTCACCATCACCACGGTCTCCCGCCGCGAGGCCCAAGGCTCTTCCTCCTCCCTGCCCCTTCTCTCCCTGGCCGCCGTCACCGCCCTCGCCCACACCACAGCGGCGCGTCCCCCCTTCCACCTCCGAACCCCGGGCTCACCCCCAGCCACCAAGCCCCCTGCCACCGCCCCCGCTCCCACACGGCCCACTCCCACACGGTTCACCTCCACACGGCCCACCTCCACCGCGCTGGTGACCCGGTTCCTCGCGGCCGGGTACGCCGCCACCGCCGCCCGCCCCCTCCTCGTCGCCACGCTCAACCCCTCGCCCCACTTCCTCCAGCGGGCCGTCGGCGGCGGCATCCGCGCGATGATCCCGCTACAGGCGGCCCTCGCCGCGCGAGCCGGTGCCCCGGCCACCGGAGCCGCGGTGCTCGCGCTCATCCCCGTCGCCCGTCGCCTGTCCCGGAAGGTCAGTCCGACATGA
- a CDS encoding sugar phosphate isomerase/epimerase family protein, translating into MTPTPPRPPAEATRPLRPPAQSTPPDASPSPLPTPSASVTPSASIAPSVSAVPSVSAVPSTFAAPSASATPAPRRPLRLAYGTNGLTDLRLTDALSLLSDLGYDGVALTLDHMHLDPLAPGLAARTARVAEALRATNLAVAIETGARYVLDPRRKHHPTLIDPDPEARAARAALLRTAVRIGADLGATAVHCFSGVRDPGSPDPDSWQRLAAALAPVAEAASDAGLPLAVEPEPGHLLSDLAGFHRLRTLMGAPDPDVLGLTLDIGHCQCLEPLPPADCVRAAAPWTRHVQLEDMRRGVHEHLPFGDGEIDFPPVLAALRDTAYQGLVSVELPRHSHAGPTQARTSLHYLRSHLPNSAAPPPNSTPPPPPAAGPDPATEPAPPSKTAPASESAPPSESAPSPALGSAPAPGSAPAAGAPVRPPGHPAAPAGRNGGVPC; encoded by the coding sequence ATGACCCCCACACCCCCGCGGCCCCCTGCCGAGGCCACCCGCCCCCTACGACCCCCGGCCCAGTCCACACCTCCGGACGCGTCGCCCTCGCCCCTCCCCACCCCCTCGGCGTCCGTCACCCCTTCGGCGTCCATCGCCCCTTCGGTGTCCGCCGTCCCTTCGGTGTCCGCCGTCCCCTCGACGTTCGCCGCCCCCTCGGCATCCGCCACTCCCGCCCCGCGACGACCCCTACGCCTCGCTTACGGGACCAACGGCCTCACCGACCTCCGCCTGACCGACGCCCTCTCCCTCCTCTCCGATCTCGGCTACGACGGCGTCGCGCTCACCCTCGACCACATGCACCTCGACCCCCTCGCCCCGGGCCTGGCCGCCCGCACCGCGCGAGTGGCCGAAGCGCTACGGGCCACGAACCTCGCCGTCGCCATCGAGACCGGCGCCCGCTATGTACTCGACCCGCGCCGCAAACACCACCCCACTCTCATCGACCCCGACCCGGAAGCCCGCGCGGCCCGCGCCGCCCTCCTACGCACCGCCGTCCGCATCGGCGCGGACCTCGGCGCCACCGCCGTCCACTGCTTCAGCGGCGTACGCGACCCCGGCAGCCCGGACCCCGACTCCTGGCAGCGCCTGGCCGCCGCCCTGGCCCCGGTAGCCGAGGCAGCCTCCGACGCCGGCCTGCCGCTCGCCGTCGAACCAGAACCCGGCCACCTCCTCTCCGACCTCGCCGGCTTCCACCGCCTCCGTACGCTCATGGGCGCGCCCGACCCGGACGTACTCGGGCTGACCCTGGACATCGGCCACTGCCAGTGCCTGGAACCGCTGCCGCCCGCCGACTGCGTACGTGCCGCCGCCCCCTGGACCCGGCACGTCCAGCTGGAGGACATGCGCCGTGGGGTCCACGAGCACCTCCCCTTCGGGGACGGCGAGATCGACTTCCCGCCCGTGCTCGCCGCCCTCCGCGATACCGCCTACCAGGGCCTGGTGAGCGTCGAGCTCCCCCGCCACTCCCACGCCGGCCCCACCCAGGCCCGCACCTCCCTCCACTACCTCCGCTCCCACCTCCCCAACTCCGCCGCCCCACCCCCAAATTCGACCCCACCCCCGCCCCCAGCCGCGGGCCCGGACCCGGCGACGGAGCCAGCCCCGCCCTCGAAAACGGCCCCGGCCTCGGAATCGGCCCCGCCCTCGGAATCGGCCCCGAGCCCAGCCCTGGGGTCGGCCCCAGCCCCGGGGTCGGCCCCGGCCGCGGGAGCCCCAGTGCGACCGCCAGGGCACCCGGCCGCCCCCGCCGGCCGCAACGGAGGTGTCCCGTGCTGA
- a CDS encoding EboA domain-containing protein, whose amino-acid sequence MLTPDDAWVARLDKALRDRLGGSARAWLDEALAEATAHATGAASPVGTAPTAGVTPAGADTEVTPARPAPRPSTPPVWEMRFASAGRHCVRREPPHHADPEAAEVARVLILCAARADGATVTRLYEHGTAAERRAVLLALPQLPLGTEGRDGLPLVEDALRTNDTRLVAAAVGPYAAQHLDAHAWRHAVLKCLFTGVSVDAVTGLAERSRGDAELARMLGDYARERTSAGRPVPDDLPRVLALTQLSPLSAGAPAGPSAGPSTGPSAIPSSEEA is encoded by the coding sequence GTGCTGACCCCCGACGACGCCTGGGTCGCTCGTCTCGACAAGGCGCTCCGAGACCGCCTCGGTGGCAGTGCCCGCGCCTGGCTGGACGAGGCCCTCGCCGAAGCCACCGCCCACGCCACCGGAGCCGCATCCCCCGTGGGAACCGCCCCCACCGCCGGAGTCACCCCCGCGGGCGCCGACACCGAAGTCACCCCGGCCCGCCCCGCCCCGAGGCCATCCACCCCTCCCGTATGGGAGATGCGGTTCGCGTCCGCCGGGCGGCACTGCGTGCGGAGGGAACCGCCGCATCATGCCGACCCGGAGGCCGCCGAGGTCGCGCGGGTGCTGATCCTGTGCGCCGCCCGAGCCGACGGCGCCACCGTCACCCGGCTGTACGAGCACGGCACGGCCGCCGAACGCCGGGCCGTGCTCCTCGCACTGCCGCAGCTGCCGTTGGGTACGGAGGGCCGGGACGGCCTGCCGCTCGTCGAGGACGCCTTGCGGACGAACGACACGCGGCTGGTCGCCGCGGCCGTGGGCCCGTACGCCGCACAGCACCTCGATGCGCACGCCTGGCGGCACGCCGTACTCAAGTGCCTGTTCACCGGCGTGTCGGTGGACGCCGTCACCGGTCTCGCCGAACGTTCCCGCGGTGACGCCGAACTCGCCCGCATGCTCGGCGACTACGCCCGTGAACGCACCTCGGCCGGTCGTCCCGTACCCGACGATCTCCCGCGCGTTCTCGCTCTCACCCAGCTGTCCCCCCTCTCTGCCGGCGCACCCGCCGGCCCGTCCGCCGGTCCCTCCACCGGCCCGTCCGCCATCCCGTCTTCCGAGGAGGCGTAA
- a CDS encoding TatD family hydrolase: MRIFDPHIHMTSRTTDDYEAMYAAGVRALVEPAFWLGQPRTSPASFFDYFDSLLGWEPFRAAQHGIAHHCTIALNPKEANDPRCTPVLDALPRYLVKDSVVAVGEIGYDSMTPAEDNALAAQLQLAVDHGLPALVHTPHRDKAAGLKRTLDVLRESDLPPDRVVLDHLNETTVGDATDSGCWLGFSIYPDTKMDPERMVRILRVHGTERVLVNSAADWGRSDPLKTRHVGEAMLAAGFSDDDVDQVLWRNPVAFYGQSGRLNLDIADPGALHEGNSILRGGE; this comes from the coding sequence ATGCGTATCTTCGATCCGCACATCCACATGACCTCCCGTACCACCGACGACTACGAGGCCATGTACGCGGCGGGCGTGCGCGCCCTCGTCGAGCCGGCCTTCTGGCTGGGACAGCCACGGACCTCACCGGCGAGCTTCTTCGACTACTTCGACTCCCTTCTCGGCTGGGAGCCCTTCCGGGCCGCCCAGCACGGCATCGCCCATCACTGCACCATCGCGCTCAACCCCAAAGAGGCGAACGACCCCCGCTGTACCCCCGTCCTCGACGCCTTGCCCCGCTACCTCGTAAAAGACTCGGTCGTCGCCGTCGGCGAGATCGGCTACGACTCGATGACCCCGGCCGAGGACAATGCCCTGGCCGCTCAGCTCCAACTCGCCGTGGACCACGGCCTCCCGGCCCTCGTCCACACCCCCCACCGCGACAAGGCCGCCGGGCTCAAACGCACCCTCGACGTCCTGCGCGAATCCGACCTGCCCCCCGATCGCGTCGTCCTGGACCATCTCAATGAGACAACCGTAGGGGACGCCACTGACAGTGGCTGCTGGCTGGGCTTTTCCATCTATCCGGACACCAAGATGGACCCGGAGCGGATGGTGCGGATCCTCCGCGTGCACGGCACGGAGCGGGTGCTCGTGAACTCCGCGGCGGACTGGGGACGGAGCGACCCGCTCAAGACCCGTCACGTCGGCGAGGCCATGCTCGCCGCCGGCTTCTCCGACGACGACGTGGACCAGGTGCTGTGGCGCAACCCCGTCGCGTTCTACGGCCAGAGCGGCCGGCTGAACCTCGACATCGCCGACCCCGGCGCCCTGCACGAGGGCAACTCCATCCTCCGCGGCGGGGAATGA
- the eboE gene encoding metabolite traffic protein EboE, with protein sequence MRFRHPDGSTVHLAYCTNVHPAETLDGVLAQLRDHCEPVRKRLGRDRLGIGLWLARAAARVLTVDPSALRLLRKELDSRGLEVVTLNGFPYEGFGDSDVKYRVYRPDWTEPARLEYTADLARLLTALLPDDVAEGTISTLPLAWRTNFDDHRRTTALDALRTLAARLDALQDTTGRSVRVGLEPEPGCTVETLADALDALTGEPGVPAHRIGVCVDTCHLATSFEEPGPALDALDRAGIPVVKSQLSAALHAEHPERADVRAALAAFAEPRFLHQARTRTADGVLLATDDLDEALGRREEAPGQEGGALGQEGDDGALGLPTGLPTGTPWRAHFHVPLHAPPQPPLTSTLPVLQDTLARLVGPAAPPRTHHLEVETYTWQALPPELRPRTRARLADGIAAELALARDLLTDLGLKELP encoded by the coding sequence ATGCGCTTCCGGCACCCCGACGGCTCCACCGTCCACCTCGCGTACTGCACCAACGTCCATCCAGCCGAAACCCTGGACGGTGTACTCGCCCAACTCCGCGATCACTGCGAGCCCGTACGCAAACGGCTCGGCCGGGACCGGCTCGGCATCGGCCTGTGGCTGGCCCGCGCCGCGGCCCGCGTGCTGACCGTCGACCCCTCGGCGCTCCGGCTCCTGCGCAAGGAGCTGGACTCGCGCGGCCTGGAGGTCGTCACGCTCAACGGATTCCCGTACGAAGGGTTCGGCGACAGCGACGTCAAGTACCGGGTGTACCGCCCGGACTGGACCGAACCGGCCCGCCTGGAATACACCGCCGATCTCGCCCGGTTGCTCACCGCGCTGCTGCCCGACGACGTCGCTGAGGGCACCATCTCCACCCTTCCGCTCGCCTGGCGTACGAACTTCGACGACCACCGGCGCACGACCGCACTGGACGCGCTGCGCACGCTCGCCGCGCGCCTGGACGCGCTTCAGGACACCACTGGCCGCAGCGTCCGCGTGGGCCTGGAGCCGGAGCCGGGCTGCACGGTCGAGACCCTGGCCGATGCCCTCGACGCCCTGACCGGTGAGCCAGGCGTCCCCGCCCACCGCATCGGTGTCTGCGTCGACACCTGTCATCTGGCCACCTCCTTCGAAGAACCGGGGCCGGCGCTGGACGCGCTGGACCGTGCGGGCATCCCCGTCGTCAAGAGCCAGCTGTCCGCCGCCCTGCACGCCGAGCACCCCGAACGTGCCGACGTACGGGCCGCGCTCGCCGCCTTCGCCGAACCACGCTTCCTGCACCAGGCCCGCACCCGGACCGCCGACGGCGTGCTCCTCGCCACGGACGACCTCGACGAAGCCCTCGGCCGGCGAGAGGAAGCCCCCGGCCAGGAAGGCGGAGCCCTCGGCCAGGAAGGGGACGACGGGGCGCTAGGCCTGCCCACCGGATTGCCCACCGGGACGCCTTGGCGTGCCCACTTCCACGTGCCGCTCCACGCGCCGCCGCAGCCCCCGCTCACCTCCACCCTGCCGGTACTCCAGGACACCCTCGCCCGCCTCGTCGGCCCGGCCGCACCGCCACGCACCCATCACCTGGAGGTCGAGACCTACACCTGGCAGGCCCTGCCGCCCGAGCTGCGACCGCGCACCCGCGCCCGGCTCGCCGACGGCATCGCCGCCGAACTCGCCCTCGCCCGCGACCTGCTCACCGACCTCGGCCTCAAGGAACTGCCATGA
- a CDS encoding nucleotide pyrophosphatase/phosphodiesterase family protein → MTAHESSTGATAEPPADASPPQPLLVLDVVGLTPRLLDHMPHLKALATGGSYVPLRTVLPAVTCTVQSTFLTGALPSQHGIVGNGWYFRDVGEVHLWRQHNALVGGDKLWDAARRAHPGYTVANVCWWYAMGADVDWTVTPRPIYYADGRKEPDCYTRPPALHDELTELLGPFPLFTYWGPTASITSSRWITEATRHLLRTRHPDLTLSYLPHLDYDLQRYGPDDPRSHAAAAELDTVIAPLLDDARSAGVTVVALSEYGITRARRPVDINRALRRAGLLEVHTQDGMEYLDPTASRAFAVADHQIAHVYVRRPEDLDATREALADLPGIAELLDDAGKKQHGLDHPRAGELVAVADPDAWFTYYYWLDDERAPDFARLVEIHRKPGYDPAELFMDPRDPYVRLRAATALARKKTGMRYRMAVVPLDPEPVRGSHGRIPDHEDDGPVLICSTAGTLTTPFAATDVKSLLLKLAARH, encoded by the coding sequence ATGACCGCGCACGAGAGCAGCACCGGCGCCACCGCGGAGCCCCCGGCCGACGCGTCACCGCCGCAGCCCCTCCTGGTCCTCGACGTCGTCGGCCTCACCCCCCGGCTCCTCGACCACATGCCGCACCTCAAGGCGCTGGCGACAGGCGGCTCGTACGTACCGCTGCGTACCGTCCTGCCGGCCGTCACCTGCACCGTCCAGTCGACGTTCCTCACCGGCGCACTGCCCTCCCAGCACGGCATCGTCGGCAACGGCTGGTACTTCCGTGACGTGGGTGAGGTGCACCTCTGGCGGCAGCACAACGCCCTCGTCGGCGGCGACAAACTCTGGGACGCGGCCCGCCGCGCCCACCCCGGCTACACCGTCGCCAACGTCTGCTGGTGGTACGCCATGGGCGCGGACGTCGACTGGACCGTCACTCCTCGGCCCATCTACTACGCCGACGGCCGCAAGGAACCCGACTGCTACACCCGGCCGCCCGCCCTCCACGACGAACTCACCGAACTGCTCGGTCCCTTCCCGCTCTTCACCTACTGGGGGCCCACGGCCTCCATCACCTCCTCCCGGTGGATCACCGAAGCCACCCGTCATCTCCTGCGTACTCGCCACCCCGACCTCACCCTCAGCTACCTTCCGCATCTCGACTACGACCTGCAGCGGTACGGACCCGACGACCCCCGCTCGCACGCGGCCGCCGCCGAACTCGACACCGTCATAGCCCCCCTCCTCGACGACGCCCGCTCGGCCGGCGTCACCGTCGTCGCCCTCTCCGAGTACGGCATCACCCGCGCCCGCCGCCCCGTCGACATCAACCGCGCACTGCGCCGCGCCGGTCTGCTGGAGGTACACACCCAGGACGGGATGGAGTACCTCGACCCGACCGCGTCCCGTGCGTTCGCCGTCGCCGACCACCAGATCGCGCACGTCTACGTCCGCCGTCCCGAAGACCTCGACGCGACCCGGGAGGCCCTGGCGGACCTGCCGGGAATCGCCGAACTCCTCGACGACGCGGGGAAGAAGCAGCACGGACTGGACCACCCGCGCGCCGGCGAACTCGTCGCCGTCGCCGATCCCGACGCGTGGTTCACGTACTACTACTGGCTCGACGACGAGCGCGCACCGGACTTCGCGCGCCTGGTCGAGATCCACCGCAAGCCCGGCTACGACCCCGCCGAGCTCTTCATGGACCCGCGCGACCCCTACGTACGGCTACGCGCCGCCACCGCGCTGGCCCGCAAGAAGACCGGCATGCGTTACCGCATGGCCGTCGTCCCCCTCGACCCCGAGCCCGTGCGCGGCAGTCACGGACGTATCCCGGACCACGAGGACGACGGGCCCGTCCTGATCTGCTCCACCGCAGGCACGCTCACCACCCCCTTCGCCGCGACCGACGTGAAGTCCTTGCTCCTCAAGCTTGCCGCACGGCACTGA
- a CDS encoding sugar phosphate isomerase/epimerase family protein: MTSDVPNPRTSRHPELARTLARRGFLGVAAGATAAAVLGASQAQAAQSGGRPGPATAHGHRPVVPPGRLGIQLYTLRDKTSTLGFARVFEELARYGYDEVEFAGYTQGSAGPISLAQLKRLMRNNGLRGIGSHVGYYSSDPNAYTFATNLTKVLDDAQALGLPYVGTASGPNRYGNTVDGWKRAAEDFNTYGAAAKARGMHFYQHNHAEEFAFATDNPKVRLYDVLLAETDPDLVRLEMDIYWAYVAQYRFSRRPDGTPAPFEPLDYVLADPARYPLFHVKDGEHDDAERDGYRMVDVGDGDIDYRRFISRVGRLPGRKYHNWLVERDDAVDPAVNPAGSLTTARRSASHLRRLRG, translated from the coding sequence ATGACCAGCGACGTTCCCAACCCGCGCACCTCCCGCCACCCCGAGCTCGCCCGCACCCTCGCCCGCCGCGGGTTCCTCGGCGTGGCCGCCGGCGCCACCGCGGCAGCCGTCCTCGGCGCCTCGCAGGCACAGGCCGCACAGTCCGGCGGACGGCCCGGGCCCGCCACCGCGCACGGCCACCGCCCCGTCGTCCCGCCCGGCCGCCTCGGCATCCAGCTCTACACACTCCGCGACAAGACCTCGACCCTCGGCTTCGCCAGAGTCTTCGAAGAGCTGGCCCGCTACGGGTACGACGAGGTGGAGTTCGCCGGGTACACGCAGGGCTCGGCCGGGCCCATCAGCCTGGCCCAGCTGAAGCGCCTGATGAGGAACAACGGGCTGCGCGGCATCGGCAGCCATGTGGGCTACTACTCGTCCGATCCGAACGCCTACACCTTCGCCACCAACCTCACGAAGGTGCTCGACGACGCCCAGGCCCTGGGCCTGCCGTACGTCGGCACGGCGTCCGGGCCCAACCGCTACGGGAACACCGTCGACGGCTGGAAGCGCGCCGCCGAGGACTTCAACACCTACGGAGCGGCGGCGAAGGCCCGCGGCATGCACTTCTACCAGCACAATCACGCGGAGGAGTTCGCCTTCGCCACGGACAACCCGAAGGTGCGGCTCTACGACGTACTCCTGGCGGAGACCGACCCCGACCTCGTACGGCTGGAGATGGACATCTACTGGGCCTACGTCGCCCAGTACCGTTTCTCCAGGCGTCCGGACGGCACTCCCGCGCCCTTCGAGCCGCTCGACTACGTGCTCGCCGACCCGGCCCGCTACCCGCTCTTCCATGTGAAGGACGGCGAGCACGACGACGCGGAGCGCGACGGCTACCGGATGGTCGACGTGGGCGACGGCGACATCGACTACCGGCGCTTCATCAGCCGCGTGGGTCGCCTCCCCGGCCGGAAGTACCACAACTGGCTCGTCGAACGTGACGACGCCGTGGACCCCGCGGTCAACCCCGCAGGCTCCCTCACCACCGCCCGCCGCTCCGCTTCCCACCTCCGCCGCCTGCGGGGATAG